From Flavobacterium arcticum, the proteins below share one genomic window:
- a CDS encoding alanine racemase: MAFITLDAVKLKKNFDYLNNFFKQEGIDWSVVTKILCGNRQYLSALLEMGISQYSDSRISNLKVIKNIDKNAQTIYIKPPAKGVIGEVIKYADISMNTDFRTIKMLSKEAQKQGVTHKIIIMIDLGELREGVMREDFVDFYSRVFEMKNIEIIGLGTNLSCLYGILPNNDKLIQLSLYKQLVEAKFNVKIPFISGGSSVTIPLVLQGLMPKGVNHFRVGETLFMGTDVYNSTKFEDMENDIFKLYAEIIELYEKPIVPTGELGTNLEGETYSFEEEDYGKTTIRAIIDIGLLDIDMKHLDPTDEAIKYSGATSDMVVLDLGENDKKYKVGDLIEFTMDYMGIVRIMNSKYIEKRIINMENEESPVTA, encoded by the coding sequence ATGGCTTTTATAACACTTGATGCTGTCAAGCTAAAGAAGAACTTTGATTATTTAAACAATTTTTTTAAACAAGAAGGAATTGATTGGTCTGTTGTAACCAAAATACTATGTGGCAACAGGCAGTATTTATCTGCACTTTTAGAGATGGGTATAAGTCAATATTCTGATTCTCGAATAAGTAACCTAAAGGTTATTAAGAACATAGATAAAAACGCGCAGACAATTTATATAAAACCACCTGCTAAAGGGGTAATAGGAGAAGTTATTAAGTATGCTGATATTAGTATGAATACTGATTTCCGTACCATAAAAATGCTCTCTAAAGAAGCACAGAAACAAGGTGTTACCCACAAGATTATTATAATGATAGACCTTGGCGAACTACGCGAGGGAGTAATGCGTGAGGACTTTGTCGATTTTTATTCACGAGTTTTCGAAATGAAAAATATCGAAATTATTGGCTTAGGGACTAACCTTTCTTGCCTGTACGGTATATTACCTAATAATGATAAACTGATACAGCTTAGTTTGTATAAACAACTGGTAGAGGCTAAGTTTAATGTTAAAATTCCTTTTATATCTGGAGGTTCATCAGTAACAATACCTCTAGTTTTACAAGGACTTATGCCTAAAGGTGTAAACCATTTTCGTGTAGGCGAAACATTATTTATGGGTACAGATGTTTATAACAGTACCAAGTTTGAAGATATGGAAAATGATATTTTTAAACTGTATGCCGAAATTATTGAGCTTTACGAAAAACCAATAGTGCCTACAGGAGAACTGGGTACCAACCTAGAAGGTGAAACCTATAGCTTTGAAGAGGAAGATTATGGTAAAACTACCATTCGTGCTATTATAGATATAGGTTTGCTAGATATAGACATGAAACACCTTGACCCAACAGATGAAGCTATAAAATATTCAGGAGCTACATCTGATATGGTAGTACTTGACTTGGGTGAAAATGACAAAAAATATAAAGTAGGCGACTTAATAGAGTTTACTATGGATTATATGGGTATTGTAAGAATAATGAATTCTAAATACATAGAAAAACGTATAATCAATATGGAAAACGAAGAATCGCCTGTTACTGCTTAA
- a CDS encoding tetratricopeptide repeat protein — protein sequence MATYNKRGYKAPKPKEVNDVEPTEEGFDGHSTTEEVFDSLDQGASKTEEWVEKNQKPIFIVVIAIAVVTIGYMLYSKMLVEPKEDEAANEMFQAEQYFDQAVNSQTAKDSLFNLSLNGGEGKLGFLGIIENYSGTDAANLAHYFSGMAYLNTGKYKDAVAQFDAFSTDDDILKAMATGATGDAFAQLGQNEDALEYYVKAANESKNELTTPRFLFKAGEAALALDKKAEASKHFKEIKDNYSTSQEGVSIDAYIAMTED from the coding sequence ATGGCAACTTACAACAAAAGAGGATATAAAGCTCCGAAACCGAAAGAGGTAAATGATGTAGAACCTACAGAAGAAGGTTTTGATGGTCACAGCACAACGGAAGAAGTTTTTGATTCGTTAGACCAAGGTGCGTCAAAAACTGAAGAATGGGTTGAAAAGAACCAAAAACCAATCTTCATTGTAGTAATTGCCATAGCAGTTGTAACAATTGGTTATATGTTATATAGCAAAATGTTGGTAGAACCTAAAGAAGATGAAGCTGCTAATGAAATGTTTCAGGCAGAACAATACTTTGATCAAGCAGTTAATTCTCAAACTGCAAAAGATTCACTATTTAACCTTTCTCTTAATGGTGGCGAAGGTAAATTAGGCTTTTTAGGAATTATAGAGAACTATTCAGGGACTGATGCGGCTAACCTTGCACATTATTTCTCTGGTATGGCTTACCTTAATACAGGTAAATATAAAGATGCTGTAGCTCAGTTTGATGCTTTTAGTACAGATGATGATATCTTGAAAGCAATGGCTACAGGTGCTACAGGAGATGCTTTTGCACAACTAGGGCAAAATGAAGATGCGCTAGAGTATTACGTGAAGGCTGCAAATGAAAGTAAAAATGAACTTACTACGCCACGTTTTCTATTTAAAGCAGGCGAAGCAGCATTAGCGTTAGATAAAAAAGCTGAAGCTTCAAAACACTTTAAAGAAATTAAAGATAACTATAGTACATCTCAAGAAGGTGTTAGTATAGATGCTTATATTGCAATGACAGAAGATTAG
- a CDS encoding DUF2461 domain-containing protein — protein sequence MLPQHVFEFLEDLKKNNNRDWFQSHQDRYAEYKKAYKNTVEAFISEMSKGDESLQHLEFKNCSFRINRDIRFAKDKSPYKTNMGIWLSAGSKNTNLGGYYIHIEKGASFIAGGIHSPDSADLKKVRREIDGFHEDLEAIISNKEFKKLYNELERTENNSLKTSPKDYDKNHPAIEFLKLKSFVAVSKLDDKELMSNNFIENTSKKLLVLKPLVEFINRALTTE from the coding sequence ATGCTACCACAACACGTATTTGAGTTTCTCGAAGACCTGAAAAAAAATAACAATCGCGATTGGTTTCAATCACATCAAGATCGTTATGCCGAATATAAAAAAGCTTATAAAAATACTGTTGAGGCTTTTATATCCGAGATGAGTAAAGGCGATGAATCGTTACAACATCTTGAATTTAAGAACTGTTCATTTCGAATTAATAGAGATATCCGTTTTGCCAAAGACAAATCACCTTACAAAACCAATATGGGTATTTGGCTTTCGGCAGGTAGTAAAAACACCAATTTAGGCGGATATTATATACACATCGAAAAAGGAGCAAGTTTTATAGCTGGAGGCATACACTCTCCTGACAGTGCTGATTTAAAAAAAGTACGTAGGGAAATAGACGGGTTTCATGAAGACCTTGAAGCAATAATCAGTAATAAAGAATTTAAAAAATTATATAACGAACTAGAACGCACTGAGAATAACAGCTTGAAAACATCGCCCAAAGATTATGATAAAAATCACCCTGCTATAGAATTTCTAAAACTAAAAAGTTTTGTTGCCGTTTCTAAGCTAGACGACAAAGAGCTTATGAGTAATAATTTTATAGAAAATACATCAAAAAAACTACTGGTATTAAAACCATTAGTCGAATTTATAAACCGTGCACTAACTACCGAATAA
- the recF gene encoding DNA replication/repair protein RecF (All proteins in this family for which functions are known are DNA-binding proteins that assist the filamentation of RecA onto DNA for the initiation of recombination or recombinational repair.) translates to MYLKKLSLLNYKNIVESDYEFDAKINCFVGKNGVGKTNVLDAIYHLAYGKSYFNPLAVQNIRHGEDFFVIDSTFEKNDRTENIVCSLKKGQKKVLKRNGKPYDKLSEHIGFIPLVIISPSDNDLILEGSETRRKFIDSVISQLDAPYLQQLINYQKVLSQRNALLKYFALNHTFDKDTLSIYNEQLNGLGHSIFEKRKRFLEDFIPIFNHHHETITGQAENVNLGYQSQLHDKSLSTLLDENLQRDRVLQYTSVGIHKDDLSFEIDEHPIKKFGSQGQQKSFLIALKLAQFEFIKKQSGVSPILLFDDIFDKLDETRVAKIVQMINNKTFGQIFITDTHPERTEEIVKATHQSYTLFNF, encoded by the coding sequence ATGTACTTAAAGAAATTATCCCTCCTTAATTATAAGAATATTGTAGAGTCAGATTATGAATTTGACGCTAAGATAAACTGTTTTGTCGGAAAAAACGGCGTAGGCAAGACTAATGTGCTCGATGCTATTTATCATCTTGCTTATGGTAAGAGCTATTTTAATCCGTTAGCAGTACAAAACATTAGGCATGGCGAAGATTTCTTCGTGATAGATAGTACCTTCGAAAAAAACGACAGAACAGAAAATATTGTATGTAGTTTAAAAAAAGGGCAGAAAAAGGTATTGAAGCGAAACGGGAAACCTTATGACAAACTTTCTGAGCATATTGGTTTTATACCACTCGTAATAATATCGCCATCTGACAACGACCTTATTTTAGAGGGCAGCGAAACACGCCGTAAGTTTATAGATAGTGTTATATCGCAACTCGATGCACCCTACTTGCAACAACTCATTAATTATCAAAAAGTACTCTCGCAGCGTAATGCTTTACTAAAATATTTTGCGCTAAACCATACTTTTGATAAAGATACGCTCTCAATATACAATGAGCAGTTAAACGGACTAGGACATAGTATTTTTGAAAAACGGAAACGGTTTTTAGAAGATTTTATACCCATTTTTAACCATCATCATGAAACCATTACAGGACAAGCAGAAAATGTAAACCTAGGCTATCAAAGTCAATTACACGATAAAAGTCTTAGTACATTGCTTGATGAGAACCTGCAACGCGACCGTGTTTTACAATATACAAGTGTAGGTATTCATAAAGATGACCTCTCGTTCGAAATAGATGAGCACCCTATAAAAAAGTTTGGTTCGCAGGGACAACAAAAATCATTTCTTATTGCACTAAAATTAGCGCAATTTGAATTTATAAAAAAACAAAGCGGAGTGTCGCCCATACTACTATTTGATGATATTTTTGACAAACTCGACGAAACCCGTGTTGCCAAGATAGTACAGATGATAAATAATAAAACCTTTGGGCAAATATTTATTACTGATACACACCCAGAGCGAACTGAAGAAATTGTAAAAGCCACACACCAGAGTTATACACTTTTTAATTTTTAA
- a CDS encoding GNAT family N-acetyltransferase produces the protein MIKIQKYSVKEPMSIEEQENVVNFLFTSLEEYGDPKNDINKCINYAMNKLSDDRETGGAVIVATIEEKLVGAVILNETGMGGYIPDNILVYIATDANHRGQGIGKKLMREAIDSVNGDIALHVEPNNPAKKLYESLGFTNKYLEMRFKQTK, from the coding sequence ATGATAAAAATTCAAAAATATTCCGTAAAAGAGCCAATGTCGATTGAAGAGCAGGAAAATGTGGTCAATTTTCTATTTACAAGCCTTGAGGAATATGGAGACCCTAAAAATGACATTAATAAATGTATTAATTATGCTATGAATAAACTTTCTGATGATAGAGAAACAGGAGGTGCTGTTATAGTGGCAACAATTGAAGAAAAATTAGTAGGTGCTGTTATACTTAACGAAACTGGTATGGGAGGATATATACCCGACAATATTTTGGTGTATATTGCTACAGATGCTAACCATAGAGGGCAAGGCATAGGTAAAAAACTAATGCGTGAGGCTATTGATAGCGTTAATGGAGATATTGCCTTACACGTAGAACCAAATAACCCTGCAAAAAAATTATACGAAAGTCTTGGGTTTACTAATAAATATCTCGAAATGAGATTTAAACAGACAAAATAA
- the nhaA gene encoding Na+/H+ antiporter NhaA, producing the protein MAKLINLRTFKEFFSSSSAGGIILLICVVISLTIANTSLADNFTNFLSSKIGYSSDTVHLRYPVILWINDGLMAIFFLLVGLEIKREIIEGELSSLKQASLPVLAAIGGVLVPALIYTFFNISEPDTVHGWGIPMATDIAFALGILSLLGNKVPPGIKVFLAALAIVDDLMAILVIAIFYSSHLDLTYLMYAGGVFVLLIAFNRMGLKHIAFYIIPGMVMWYLIHHSGIHATIAGVLTALTLPTTPDDKESPLEKLEHMLAKPVNFLIMPIFAIANTNITFEDGMLEGLGTNLGLGIILGLFLGKPVGIFLMSWLSVKLKIAQLPSGSNWTHVLGLGLLGGIGFTMSIFIALLSFKSVAYQNEAKFAILIASVISGVCGYLLLNMYNKKKKKKDAAIA; encoded by the coding sequence ATGGCAAAACTAATCAATCTCAGAACGTTTAAAGAATTTTTCAGTTCTTCATCAGCAGGGGGTATTATCCTCCTTATTTGTGTAGTAATTTCACTTACTATTGCAAATACTAGCTTAGCAGACAATTTTACTAACTTCCTAAGTTCTAAAATAGGATATAGCAGCGATACTGTACACTTGCGCTACCCTGTTATATTATGGATAAATGATGGGCTTATGGCTATCTTTTTCCTTTTAGTGGGACTCGAAATAAAAAGGGAAATAATAGAAGGTGAGCTTTCTTCTTTAAAACAAGCATCACTACCCGTTTTGGCTGCTATAGGGGGTGTACTAGTACCTGCACTTATATACACATTCTTTAACATCTCCGAACCCGATACTGTACACGGTTGGGGTATCCCTATGGCTACCGATATAGCCTTTGCATTGGGAATCCTTTCGCTGTTAGGTAACAAAGTACCACCAGGTATTAAAGTATTTCTTGCAGCACTTGCTATTGTAGATGACCTTATGGCAATACTGGTTATTGCTATATTCTACTCCAGCCATTTAGACCTTACCTACCTTATGTATGCAGGAGGTGTTTTTGTACTCCTTATTGCATTTAACCGTATGGGACTAAAACATATCGCTTTTTATATTATTCCTGGTATGGTTATGTGGTACTTAATACACCATTCAGGTATACACGCTACAATTGCAGGGGTACTTACTGCACTTACATTACCTACCACACCAGATGATAAGGAATCGCCACTAGAAAAACTAGAACACATGCTTGCTAAACCTGTCAACTTCTTAATAATGCCAATATTTGCAATAGCCAATACTAACATTACTTTTGAAGATGGTATGCTAGAAGGGTTGGGTACCAACCTTGGATTAGGTATTATATTAGGATTATTCTTAGGTAAGCCTGTAGGTATCTTTTTAATGTCATGGCTATCTGTTAAACTAAAAATAGCCCAGTTACCATCTGGTTCAAACTGGACACATGTACTTGGTCTTGGTCTTTTAGGAGGTATTGGTTTTACAATGTCTATATTTATAGCTCTACTATCTTTTAAAAGTGTTGCCTACCAAAACGAAGCTAAATTTGCAATATTAATAGCGTCTGTAATTTCGGGTGTTTGTGGTTACCTACTTTTAAATATGTACAACAAAAAGAAAAAGAAAAAAGACGCAGCTATAGCTTAG
- the murB gene encoding UDP-N-acetylmuramate dehydrogenase, producing the protein MEILTHHPLKSYNTFGISAFAKEFVATHTIAALSQVLKESSNKKLFILGGGSNMLLTQDIDALVIHVNLKGKRIVKEDDNHVYVEAMAGENWHEFVLYCIDNNYGGLENLSLIPGNVGTTPIQNIGAYGTEIKDTFVSCQAMNITTQELVTFTKEECEFGYRESIFKNKLKGKYIITSVTFKLTKTNHKINTSYGDITDKLIDKGIIVPTIKDVSNAVIAIRQNKLPDPKELGNSGSFFKNPIVAKEEFEKVYINHPLMPHYILSDTEVKVPAGWLIEQSGFKGKRFGDAGIHAKQALVLVNYGGATGQELLALSKKIQHTVYKNFGINIEAEVNII; encoded by the coding sequence ATGGAGATACTTACACACCACCCACTTAAATCATACAATACATTTGGCATTAGTGCTTTTGCTAAAGAATTTGTAGCAACACATACCATAGCAGCACTTAGCCAAGTACTAAAAGAAAGTAGCAATAAAAAACTATTTATACTAGGCGGTGGTAGCAATATGCTACTAACTCAAGATATTGATGCGCTTGTTATTCACGTAAATTTAAAAGGTAAACGAATTGTAAAAGAAGATGACAACCATGTATATGTCGAAGCTATGGCTGGCGAAAACTGGCATGAGTTTGTATTGTACTGTATAGACAATAATTATGGTGGGCTAGAAAACTTATCGTTAATACCTGGTAATGTAGGTACTACCCCTATCCAGAATATTGGGGCTTATGGCACAGAGATAAAAGATACTTTTGTTTCGTGTCAAGCTATGAATATTACAACCCAAGAACTTGTTACTTTCACTAAAGAAGAATGTGAATTTGGCTATCGTGAAAGTATTTTTAAAAACAAGCTAAAAGGTAAATATATCATCACTTCGGTTACGTTTAAACTTACCAAAACCAATCATAAGATAAATACATCATACGGCGATATTACCGATAAATTAATTGATAAAGGTATAATAGTACCTACCATTAAAGATGTAAGTAATGCCGTTATAGCCATAAGGCAAAATAAACTACCCGACCCAAAAGAACTAGGTAATAGTGGTAGTTTCTTTAAAAACCCTATAGTAGCTAAAGAAGAATTTGAAAAAGTATATATAAACCACCCGTTAATGCCACATTATATACTATCGGATACCGAGGTAAAAGTACCTGCGGGCTGGCTTATAGAGCAAAGCGGCTTTAAAGGAAAACGCTTTGGCGATGCAGGTATACACGCCAAGCAAGCATTAGTATTAGTAAACTATGGTGGGGCTACAGGACAGGAGCTTTTAGCATTATCCAAAAAAATACAGCATACTGTATATAAAAACTTTGGCATCAATATAGAAGCAGAAGTTAATATTATTTAA
- a CDS encoding TIGR00341 family protein, translating into MNRLTSLFNLHDGEDDREKVFESVKKNISYRGANLWILACAIIIASVGLNVNSTAVIIGAMLISPLMGPIVGAGFALGVYDFHLLRKSLINLLTSTAVSLTVSTLYFVMSPFKDVQSEMLSRTSPNIYDILIAFFGGIVGVIAVTRTEKGNPIPGVAIATALMPPLCTAGYGLATLQWSYFFGAFYLYCINCVFIGISTFLIIKYLNYAPQKQVDERQQKQVRIVISALIVVMLVPSSYLAYSLYSEQQFNNNTNTFIEDHFTNKGCTVVYKKTSYKPKIIELAFLSTRFEKNQIAGFKKEMNDNKYLRGADLIIRQDTTDRLSVLKGDILNEIKSDKNEVNQKDLRIIQLENEIAKNTFDNKQMLKEAHAIFPAITSLSVSNHTMVTEKDSAVAVTAVIYESINNKNLPIEQKEKLTNWLNERLSVRNVAIFRREEIIPTPPEITVPQD; encoded by the coding sequence ATGAACAGACTGACATCATTATTTAATCTTCATGATGGTGAAGACGACAGAGAAAAGGTTTTTGAAAGCGTAAAAAAGAACATTAGTTATAGAGGTGCTAACCTTTGGATACTTGCTTGTGCTATTATTATAGCGTCGGTAGGGCTTAATGTAAACTCTACAGCAGTGATTATAGGAGCGATGTTAATATCGCCACTTATGGGGCCTATTGTAGGGGCGGGTTTCGCATTAGGGGTATATGATTTTCATTTGCTTCGAAAGTCATTAATTAACTTACTTACTTCTACAGCGGTTAGTTTAACGGTGTCTACACTTTATTTTGTGATGAGTCCGTTTAAAGATGTACAGTCCGAAATGCTTTCTCGTACATCGCCTAATATATATGATATTCTTATAGCTTTTTTTGGAGGTATAGTTGGGGTTATTGCCGTTACCCGTACTGAGAAAGGTAATCCTATACCTGGTGTAGCAATAGCCACAGCGTTAATGCCTCCGTTGTGTACGGCGGGTTATGGTTTGGCAACCTTACAATGGTCATACTTTTTTGGTGCTTTTTACTTGTACTGCATCAACTGTGTATTTATAGGTATATCTACATTTCTTATTATTAAATACCTTAATTATGCACCGCAAAAACAAGTTGATGAGCGTCAGCAAAAACAAGTAAGAATTGTTATAAGTGCACTTATCGTGGTTATGCTAGTTCCTAGTAGTTATTTAGCCTACTCATTATATAGCGAACAGCAGTTTAATAATAATACCAACACATTTATAGAAGACCATTTTACAAATAAAGGATGTACTGTAGTATATAAGAAAACCAGCTATAAGCCTAAAATTATAGAACTTGCTTTTCTCTCTACCCGATTTGAGAAAAATCAAATTGCAGGATTTAAAAAAGAGATGAATGATAATAAATACCTTAGAGGGGCAGATCTTATAATAAGACAAGATACTACCGATAGGCTAAGTGTACTGAAAGGAGATATCCTCAACGAAATTAAAAGTGATAAAAATGAAGTAAATCAAAAAGACCTTCGTATAATTCAGCTTGAAAATGAAATAGCTAAGAATACTTTTGATAATAAACAGATGCTGAAAGAAGCTCATGCTATATTTCCTGCTATAACATCGTTATCAGTATCTAATCATACTATGGTAACAGAGAAGGACAGTGCTGTAGCTGTTACTGCCGTTATTTATGAAAGTATAAATAATAAGAATTTGCCTATAGAGCAAAAAGAAAAGCTCACTAATTGGCTTAATGAGCGATTATCTGTTAGGAATGTAGCAATTTTCAGGCGAGAGGAAATTATACCTACCCCGCCCGAAATTACAGTACCACAAGACTAA
- a CDS encoding SulP family inorganic anion transporter, which produces MNKIINLFDFSQKVNYKNEILAGLTVAMTMIPESLSFAILAGFPPLVGLYAAFIMGLVTAVFGGRPGMVSGGAGATVVVLIALMQSHGIEYVFGAVALAGVLQILVGIFKLGKFIRLVPNPVMYGFVNGLAVIIFMSQIEQFKTVVNGESTWLSGSALYIMAGLVALTIGIVVLLPKITKAVPASLVAIIVVFAVVFGFGIETKTVEDIASVSGGFPPFHVPDIAFNIETLKIIFPYSLIMAAVGLTEGLLTLNLVDEMTGTRGNSNKECIAQGSANMLNGFFFGMGGCPMIAQTLVNLSAGARARLAGIIAALTILIIILFGAPIIGKVPIAALVGVMIMVAIGTFEWASFSIVNKMPKHDIITGALVAIITVWLHNLALAVLIGVVIAALVFAWESAKRIRARHFIDEQGVKHYEIYGPLFFGSTKIFTDKFDIATDPDEVIIDFKESRIADMSAIETINSLTEKYSNVGKKVHLRHLSDDCRRLLTNAEAVIDVNIMEDPTYRVVTNKVKQ; this is translated from the coding sequence ATGAATAAAATAATAAACCTCTTTGATTTTTCTCAAAAAGTAAATTATAAAAACGAAATATTAGCGGGGCTTACTGTAGCTATGACCATGATACCTGAGTCTTTATCTTTTGCTATCCTTGCTGGATTCCCTCCACTTGTAGGTCTATATGCTGCTTTTATTATGGGGCTTGTTACCGCAGTTTTTGGGGGTAGACCAGGAATGGTATCAGGTGGTGCAGGTGCAACCGTAGTAGTACTTATCGCCCTTATGCAATCGCACGGTATAGAGTATGTATTTGGCGCAGTAGCCTTAGCAGGAGTACTGCAAATACTGGTAGGTATATTTAAACTAGGAAAGTTTATACGTCTTGTGCCCAACCCTGTAATGTATGGTTTTGTAAACGGGCTTGCTGTTATTATATTTATGTCGCAAATAGAACAGTTTAAAACTGTTGTAAATGGCGAATCTACTTGGTTATCAGGCTCAGCTCTTTATATCATGGCAGGACTTGTAGCACTTACTATAGGTATAGTAGTACTATTGCCTAAAATTACTAAAGCTGTACCCGCATCATTAGTTGCTATTATAGTAGTTTTTGCGGTAGTATTTGGTTTTGGAATAGAAACTAAAACAGTAGAAGATATCGCATCAGTAAGCGGAGGTTTCCCTCCTTTTCATGTACCCGATATTGCTTTTAACATCGAAACATTAAAAATAATATTCCCTTACTCGCTTATTATGGCAGCCGTAGGGCTTACTGAAGGTTTACTTACACTAAACCTTGTAGACGAAATGACAGGCACACGTGGCAACAGTAACAAAGAATGTATTGCTCAAGGTAGTGCCAATATGCTTAACGGATTCTTTTTTGGTATGGGTGGTTGCCCTATGATAGCGCAAACACTAGTAAACCTTTCGGCAGGGGCGCGAGCAAGACTTGCGGGGATTATCGCTGCATTAACCATACTAATAATAATACTATTTGGTGCTCCTATAATTGGTAAAGTTCCTATTGCTGCTCTTGTAGGTGTAATGATAATGGTAGCTATAGGCACTTTTGAATGGGCTAGTTTTTCTATAGTTAACAAAATGCCAAAACATGATATTATAACAGGCGCACTAGTAGCTATTATAACTGTATGGCTACATAACCTTGCATTAGCTGTATTAATAGGTGTTGTTATAGCAGCACTTGTATTTGCTTGGGAAAGTGCCAAACGCATACGCGCTCGCCATTTTATAGATGAGCAAGGTGTAAAGCATTATGAAATATATGGTCCGTTGTTTTTTGGCTCTACAAAAATATTTACAGACAAGTTTGATATCGCAACCGATCCTGATGAAGTTATAATTGATTTTAAAGAGAGTCGTATTGCAGATATGTCGGCCATAGAAACAATAAATAGCCTTACAGAGAAATATAGTAATGTGGGCAAAAAAGTACACCTGCGCCATCTTAGTGATGACTGCAGGCGTTTACTTACTAATGCCGAAGCTGTAATTGATGTAAATATTATGGAAGACCCTACTTATAGGGTAGTTACAAACAAGGTTAAGCAGTAA
- the ribH gene encoding 6,7-dimethyl-8-ribityllumazine synthase, giving the protein MATANKNLSYYDKNTIPSAKNFRFGIVVSEWNSNITYALCNGAIEALLENDVNEADVIRWDVPGSFELIYGSKRMIETQNVDAVIVIGSVIQGETKHFDFVCEGVAQGIKDLNVQTDVPVIFCVLTDNNLQQAIDRSGGVHGNKGTEAAIAAIKMAYLRQQTA; this is encoded by the coding sequence ATGGCAACAGCAAATAAAAATTTATCATACTACGATAAAAACACAATCCCAAGCGCGAAAAATTTTCGGTTTGGGATTGTTGTTTCTGAGTGGAACAGTAACATTACTTATGCACTCTGTAACGGTGCTATTGAGGCATTGTTAGAAAATGATGTTAATGAAGCTGATGTGATTCGATGGGATGTACCAGGTAGCTTTGAACTTATTTATGGTAGTAAACGCATGATAGAGACTCAAAATGTAGATGCGGTTATAGTTATAGGTAGTGTTATACAGGGCGAAACCAAGCATTTTGATTTTGTATGCGAAGGTGTAGCACAAGGTATTAAAGACCTTAATGTACAAACAGATGTTCCTGTTATTTTTTGTGTACTGACAGATAATAACTTACAACAAGCTATAGATAGGAGCGGAGGAGTACACGGTAATAAAGGTACAGAGGCTGCTATAGCTGCGATAAAAATGGCTTACCTGAGACAGCAAACAGCATAA